A window of Haliscomenobacter hydrossis DSM 1100 contains these coding sequences:
- a CDS encoding DUF1028 domain-containing protein yields MKNLLFALCLLLGTRAHAQFFKQDNGLAHTFSIVARDEKTGEMAVGVQSHWFSVGTSVSWAEAGVGAVATQSFTNKPFGIRGLALLRAGKTAQEALDILLSDDPGKEVRQVGIVDAKGNVANFTGKNCIDFAGDLQGKGYAVQANMMLNNEVPAAMAKAYEANLNLPLAERVLATLKAAQKVGGDIRGKQSAVILVVKGKATGKPWDENHLVDLRVDDHAAPLVELERLLTLHRAYEHMNNGDLATEKNDMPLAMQEYEAAMKMFPKNLEMQYWTAITLANNGNVAKAAKMLKGVYAKEPLWRELTKRLPKSGVLTVKAEEMGALLK; encoded by the coding sequence ATGAAAAATCTCCTCTTTGCCCTTTGCTTATTGCTTGGTACTCGTGCCCATGCCCAATTTTTCAAACAAGACAATGGCCTCGCCCATACCTTTTCAATTGTAGCCCGAGACGAAAAAACCGGAGAAATGGCGGTGGGGGTGCAAAGCCATTGGTTCAGTGTAGGTACTTCCGTTTCCTGGGCTGAGGCGGGTGTAGGTGCTGTTGCCACCCAATCGTTTACCAACAAGCCCTTCGGCATTCGGGGTTTGGCCTTGCTCAGGGCAGGAAAGACGGCCCAAGAAGCACTCGATATTTTATTGTCCGACGATCCGGGCAAGGAAGTGCGCCAAGTCGGGATTGTGGACGCCAAAGGCAATGTGGCCAATTTTACCGGGAAAAATTGTATAGATTTTGCCGGAGATTTGCAAGGGAAAGGCTACGCCGTACAGGCCAATATGATGCTGAACAACGAAGTGCCCGCAGCCATGGCCAAGGCGTATGAAGCCAATCTGAATCTGCCCTTGGCCGAACGGGTTTTGGCCACACTCAAAGCCGCACAAAAAGTGGGTGGAGATATTCGGGGCAAACAATCCGCGGTCATTTTGGTGGTCAAAGGGAAAGCTACGGGTAAACCTTGGGATGAAAATCACCTCGTTGATTTACGGGTAGATGACCATGCCGCCCCACTGGTCGAGTTGGAGCGCCTCTTGACCCTGCACCGCGCTTACGAGCACATGAACAACGGCGATTTGGCCACCGAAAAGAACGACATGCCCCTGGCCATGCAGGAATACGAAGCGGCCATGAAAATGTTTCCCAAGAACCTGGAAATGCAGTATTGGACGGCAATCACTTTGGCGAACAATGGGAATGTGGCCAAAGCGGCCAAGATGCTCAAAGGTGTTTATGCCAAGGAGCCGCTGTGGCGGGAATTGACGAAACGATTGCCGAAGTCGGGGGTGTTGACGGTGAAGGCGGAGGAGATGGGAGCTTTGCTGAAATAA
- a CDS encoding DUF3500 domain-containing protein yields the protein MKKASYLLLFISWPLFAIYAQQSPNKGAYTLSFKLHLTGVPSPDSVALAWLLFPSPETRPVKMNGPNSDGYYNMEISFPDSARGKTLLYRYRSGNQFDIRRNFKFDKNGPQSLVDRWGYLDGMAGKVKPAQPIVVFQANTAPETSELAKPFVGITNAGKPVEHLFPIKRTGASTKPIKKAVTAFLDALSPAQRSKCTFPIESNEWRRWHNIEFYQRTGIGLEELNAQQKELAFGILKESLSTKGLEKSRSIMKMEAHLATLRPDNKLLGGEKYWFTFMGTPSAKKPWGWQIDGHHLVINYFVLESQIVMTPTFMGSEPTYAESGINKGLRTFEAEESRGLDFYQSLNAEQKAKARLWDKKEMDFNRTEAFRDNEIIPFTGISAQELTAAQQEGLLGLIAEYVEDMRNEHANIKMLEVLSHLEETYFTWVQGEKMEDPFYYRIHSPVILIEFDHQTPVAIWDRSKPRPGPVKTHIHTVVRTPNGNDYGKDLLREHLEARHRE from the coding sequence ATGAAAAAAGCGAGTTACCTGCTTCTGTTCATCTCTTGGCCACTTTTTGCAATTTATGCCCAACAAAGTCCAAATAAAGGAGCTTATACGCTCTCTTTTAAGCTTCACCTGACGGGAGTCCCTAGCCCCGATTCTGTTGCCCTTGCCTGGCTGCTGTTTCCTTCACCGGAAACCAGACCAGTCAAAATGAATGGCCCTAACTCCGATGGCTACTACAACATGGAGATCTCCTTTCCCGATTCGGCCAGGGGCAAAACCTTGTTGTATCGGTATCGATCGGGTAATCAATTCGATATCCGCCGCAACTTCAAATTTGATAAAAATGGGCCTCAAAGTTTGGTGGATCGATGGGGCTATCTGGATGGTATGGCCGGTAAAGTCAAACCGGCTCAACCCATTGTAGTGTTCCAAGCCAACACCGCACCAGAGACGTCAGAACTCGCCAAACCATTTGTAGGCATTACCAACGCTGGAAAACCAGTTGAACATTTGTTCCCCATAAAAAGAACCGGGGCAAGTACAAAGCCCATCAAAAAAGCGGTTACTGCTTTTCTCGATGCCCTCAGTCCAGCCCAAAGATCAAAATGTACCTTCCCCATTGAATCCAATGAATGGCGGCGCTGGCACAACATCGAATTTTACCAAAGAACGGGTATTGGTTTGGAAGAACTGAATGCCCAGCAAAAAGAACTGGCCTTTGGCATTTTGAAAGAAAGTCTCAGTACCAAAGGGCTGGAAAAGTCGAGGTCAATCATGAAAATGGAAGCGCATTTGGCCACTTTACGGCCCGACAACAAGTTATTGGGTGGCGAAAAGTATTGGTTCACGTTTATGGGTACGCCCTCTGCTAAAAAACCTTGGGGTTGGCAAATTGACGGGCATCATTTGGTCATCAATTATTTTGTATTGGAAAGCCAGATCGTAATGACCCCCACGTTTATGGGTTCTGAGCCCACCTATGCTGAATCTGGCATCAACAAAGGGCTGAGGACGTTCGAAGCTGAGGAGAGCAGGGGTTTAGATTTTTATCAGTCGCTCAATGCGGAGCAAAAAGCCAAAGCCCGACTCTGGGACAAAAAAGAGATGGATTTCAACCGAACTGAGGCCTTTCGAGACAATGAAATCATTCCCTTTACCGGTATCTCCGCACAAGAGCTAACTGCAGCCCAACAGGAAGGCCTGCTCGGTTTGATCGCCGAGTACGTTGAGGATATGAGGAATGAGCACGCTAACATCAAAATGTTAGAAGTGCTCTCGCATCTAGAGGAGACTTATTTCACCTGGGTGCAAGGCGAAAAGATGGAGGACCCGTTTTATTACCGCATCCACAGTCCGGTTATCCTGATTGAATTTGACCACCAAACTCCAGTCGCCATCTGGGATCGTTCCAAGCCTCGGCCTGGCCCGGTTAAAACGCATATTCATACGGTAGTGCGTACACCAAATGGCAATGATTATGGGAAGGATTTATTAAGGGAGCATTTGGAGGCTCGGCATAGGGAGTAG
- a CDS encoding ABC transporter ATP-binding protein: MSSFWRLLSFLRKYRANVALSIASNILMAVFNVASIPLLIPLLDIIFQKNVQALPVPVWSWSADGLRAQLNYQISHLIQTQGQEGALIRICAVILLVFFCKNLFNYLAMFFMAPARNGIVRDVREQLFSKILVLPLGYFSEERKGDLMSRITADVQEIEWSILNALESIFREPIIITLSLIFMLYVSPVLTGFVFILILFSAVIIGGIGRTLRKSSSKVQERLGTIVSIVEEAISGLRIIKGFNAEKYQETKFNRENNDYRRMQTRMLWRRDLASPLSEFLGIAVVSVLLWFGSRMVFKGSIEASTFISFLYAFFSVLNPAKAFSRGLYDVQRGIAAMQRVEHILNAPVLIEEKPDPTPFQTFEKGIEYRNVSFHYRNADEPVLQNINLNIHKGKLVALVGASGAGKSTMADLLPRFYDVSEGGIYIDGINIKDLTLQDLRNQLGIVSQEAILFNDSIYNNIVFGLKDVTPEDVERAAKIANAHNFIVATENGYQTNIGDRGSKLSGGQRQRLTIARAVLKNPPILILDEATSALDSESEKLVQEALLNLMKDRTSLVIAHRLSTVQYADEIIVMRAGRIVERGSHAELLEKNGEYRKLVELQAMA, translated from the coding sequence ATGAGCAGTTTCTGGCGCTTACTTTCCTTTCTCCGCAAGTACCGCGCCAATGTAGCGCTGAGCATTGCGAGCAATATCCTGATGGCGGTGTTCAACGTAGCCAGTATTCCGCTGCTGATTCCATTGCTCGATATCATTTTCCAAAAAAACGTCCAAGCCTTGCCGGTTCCGGTCTGGAGCTGGAGTGCTGATGGCCTCAGGGCACAACTCAATTACCAAATCAGCCATTTGATTCAAACGCAGGGGCAGGAGGGTGCATTGATTCGGATTTGTGCGGTGATCCTGTTGGTTTTTTTCTGCAAAAATTTGTTCAACTACCTGGCCATGTTCTTTATGGCCCCGGCGCGAAATGGCATTGTGCGGGACGTGCGCGAGCAATTGTTTAGCAAAATTCTGGTGCTGCCCCTAGGATATTTTTCGGAAGAACGGAAGGGCGATCTCATGTCGCGGATCACTGCCGATGTACAAGAAATCGAATGGAGCATCCTGAATGCCCTGGAATCCATTTTCCGGGAGCCCATCATCATCACCTTGAGTTTGATATTCATGCTGTACGTTAGTCCAGTTCTGACGGGTTTTGTCTTTATTCTCATCCTTTTTTCAGCAGTAATCATCGGGGGAATTGGGCGTACTTTGCGCAAAAGTTCTTCCAAAGTTCAGGAGCGGCTGGGCACCATTGTATCTATAGTCGAAGAAGCCATTTCCGGTTTGCGCATCATCAAGGGGTTTAATGCCGAAAAATACCAGGAGACCAAATTCAACCGCGAAAACAACGATTACCGCCGCATGCAAACGCGGATGTTGTGGCGTCGTGATTTGGCTTCACCCTTATCCGAGTTTCTGGGAATTGCGGTGGTGTCCGTTTTGTTGTGGTTTGGGTCCCGCATGGTGTTCAAAGGCAGCATCGAAGCGAGTACCTTTATTTCCTTTTTGTACGCTTTTTTTAGTGTACTCAACCCCGCTAAAGCCTTCTCGCGCGGTTTGTACGATGTACAACGGGGCATTGCGGCCATGCAAAGGGTGGAGCACATTCTTAACGCCCCCGTGCTCATTGAAGAAAAACCCGACCCAACCCCGTTCCAAACATTTGAAAAAGGCATTGAATACCGGAATGTCAGTTTCCACTACCGCAACGCCGACGAACCGGTATTGCAAAACATCAACCTGAATATCCACAAAGGAAAACTGGTGGCCTTGGTAGGTGCTTCCGGTGCCGGAAAATCCACCATGGCCGACTTGTTGCCCCGTTTTTATGACGTAAGCGAGGGCGGCATTTACATCGATGGCATCAACATCAAAGATTTGACCTTGCAGGATTTGCGCAATCAATTGGGGATTGTATCCCAGGAAGCGATCCTGTTCAACGATTCCATTTACAACAACATCGTTTTTGGACTGAAGGACGTTACGCCAGAAGATGTAGAACGTGCCGCCAAAATCGCCAACGCCCACAACTTCATCGTCGCCACCGAAAACGGCTACCAAACCAACATCGGTGACCGCGGCAGCAAACTCAGTGGCGGCCAACGCCAACGCCTGACCATTGCCAGAGCGGTGCTCAAAAATCCACCCATTCTCATCCTCGACGAAGCCACCTCCGCGCTCGACTCCGAATCCGAAAAACTGGTGCAAGAAGCCCTGCTCAACCTCATGAAAGACCGCACCAGCCTGGTCATCGCTCATCGTTTATCCACCGTGCAATACGCCGATGAAATCATCGTGATGCGCGCCGGGCGGATTGTGGAACGGGGCAGCCATGCCGAGTTGTTGGAGAAAAATGGAGAATATCGGAAGTTGGTGGAGTTGCAGGCGATGGCGTAG
- the accC gene encoding acetyl-CoA carboxylase biotin carboxylase subunit, producing the protein MFNKILIANRGEIALRIIRTCREMGIKTVAVYSTADRESLHVRFADEAVCIGPPQSSESYLSIPRIMAAVEITNADAVHPGYGFLAENADFAEVCLEYGIKFIGPTPEQIRKMGDKITAKETMIAAQVPVVPGSGGLLQDVPAGKKQAKEVGYPIILKATAGGGGKGMRIVWKEEDFESAWNTARMEAKASFSNDGIYMEKYIEEPRHIEFQIVGDQYGKVIHLSERDCSIQRRHQKLVEECPSPFMTDELREKMGNAAVKAGEAIKYEGVGTIEFLVDKYRNFYFMEMNTRIQVEHPVTEEVIDFDLIKEQIKIAAGEPITGGNRYPQMHAMECRINAEDPNFDFRPSPGKITSFHSSKGHGVRVDTHVYAGYTIPPYYDSMIAKLICRARTREECIRKMERALDEFIIEGPKTTVSFHQKLMKDENFRKGDFNTSFLNDFNFKD; encoded by the coding sequence ATGTTCAACAAAATCCTCATAGCCAATCGCGGTGAAATTGCACTGCGTATTATCCGCACTTGCCGGGAAATGGGCATCAAGACGGTTGCAGTTTATTCTACAGCCGATCGGGAAAGCCTGCACGTGCGATTTGCCGATGAAGCGGTTTGTATTGGTCCTCCTCAATCTTCGGAGTCCTATTTGAGTATTCCACGCATTATGGCTGCCGTAGAAATCACCAACGCGGATGCAGTGCATCCAGGTTATGGATTTTTAGCAGAAAATGCTGATTTCGCTGAGGTTTGTTTGGAGTACGGCATCAAGTTTATTGGTCCAACACCCGAGCAGATCAGGAAAATGGGGGATAAAATCACCGCCAAAGAAACGATGATTGCAGCCCAAGTACCCGTAGTACCCGGCTCCGGTGGCTTGTTGCAGGATGTTCCAGCAGGGAAAAAGCAAGCCAAAGAAGTGGGCTACCCCATCATCCTCAAAGCTACCGCCGGTGGTGGTGGCAAGGGTATGCGCATCGTTTGGAAAGAAGAAGACTTTGAAAGTGCCTGGAATACTGCCCGTATGGAGGCCAAAGCGTCCTTCTCCAACGACGGCATCTACATGGAGAAATACATCGAAGAGCCTCGCCACATCGAATTCCAAATCGTTGGTGACCAATACGGCAAAGTCATTCACCTTTCTGAACGCGATTGTTCTATTCAGCGCCGCCATCAGAAATTGGTAGAGGAATGCCCTTCGCCATTCATGACCGACGAGCTGCGCGAAAAAATGGGAAATGCCGCAGTTAAAGCTGGTGAGGCCATTAAGTACGAAGGGGTAGGCACGATCGAGTTTTTGGTTGATAAGTACCGGAATTTCTACTTCATGGAAATGAATACCCGCATCCAGGTGGAACACCCCGTAACCGAAGAGGTAATCGATTTTGACCTGATCAAAGAACAAATCAAAATTGCGGCGGGTGAACCCATTACGGGAGGCAACCGCTATCCACAGATGCACGCCATGGAGTGCCGCATCAACGCAGAGGATCCAAATTTTGATTTTCGCCCAAGTCCAGGTAAAATTACTTCTTTCCATAGCTCAAAAGGCCACGGAGTACGAGTGGATACCCACGTCTATGCCGGCTATACCATTCCACCGTATTACGATTCAATGATTGCCAAACTCATCTGTCGTGCCCGCACCCGCGAGGAGTGTATCCGCAAAATGGAGCGCGCCCTGGACGAGTTCATCATTGAAGGACCAAAAACTACGGTGTCCTTCCACCAGAAGTTGATGAAGGATGAAAATTTCCGCAAGGGCGATTTCAATACGAGTTTTTTGAATGATTTCAACTTTAAAGACTAA
- the accB gene encoding acetyl-CoA carboxylase biotin carboxyl carrier protein, whose protein sequence is MDAKEIQELLKLVSRLELSEFKMKDGEFELQIRTKYFGKGQYVVPSIQATLPQPVSVTANSASLETPAPVAAPTPASAADPAPSKTSAAGDESRYKAVKSPIVGTFYRSAGPDKPAFVKVGDTISVGSVVCIVEAMKLFNEIEADISGTVVKVLVEDAQPVEYDQVLFLVDPK, encoded by the coding sequence ATGGATGCAAAGGAGATTCAAGAATTACTGAAGCTGGTAAGCCGGCTGGAGCTCTCTGAGTTCAAAATGAAAGATGGAGAATTTGAACTGCAAATCCGTACCAAATATTTTGGGAAAGGACAGTATGTTGTTCCCTCCATTCAAGCGACGCTACCACAGCCAGTCTCGGTTACAGCCAATTCCGCTAGCTTGGAAACACCTGCTCCGGTAGCTGCTCCAACGCCTGCGTCTGCTGCCGATCCAGCCCCGAGCAAAACATCTGCTGCTGGTGACGAAAGCCGCTATAAAGCCGTTAAGTCACCTATTGTTGGCACTTTCTACCGGTCGGCTGGTCCGGATAAGCCCGCTTTTGTCAAAGTTGGGGATACCATTAGTGTAGGTTCAGTGGTCTGTATTGTCGAGGCCATGAAATTGTTCAACGAAATTGAAGCCGACATCAGCGGAACCGTAGTAAAGGTGCTGGTGGAAGATGCTCAGCCTGTAGAGTACGATCAGGTTCTTTTCTTGGTAGATCCGAAATAA
- the efp gene encoding elongation factor P: MASTSDIRNGLCMEWEGDIWTVIEFQHVKPARGAAFVRTKLKSMTNGKLVDNTFPSSAKIDEVRIERRKFQYLYKDEMGHNFMNNEDYEQVSIDEKLIERPDLLKEGMEVDILYHAAKDIVLTLEMASSVIMEITYTEPGLKGDTATNAFKPATVESGAEIRVPLFINQGDFVKIDTHTGAYMERVKQQ; the protein is encoded by the coding sequence ATGGCTTCTACATCCGATATCCGCAACGGACTCTGTATGGAATGGGAAGGCGACATCTGGACCGTCATTGAATTTCAACACGTAAAACCTGCTCGTGGTGCGGCCTTTGTACGTACCAAGCTCAAGAGCATGACCAACGGGAAGCTGGTGGACAATACTTTCCCCTCGAGTGCAAAAATCGACGAAGTAAGGATTGAACGTCGTAAATTTCAGTACCTTTATAAAGATGAAATGGGGCATAACTTCATGAACAATGAAGATTACGAGCAAGTTTCAATTGATGAAAAATTGATCGAGCGCCCAGATTTGCTCAAAGAAGGTATGGAAGTGGACATTCTGTACCACGCAGCTAAAGACATAGTATTGACCCTGGAAATGGCCTCATCGGTAATCATGGAAATCACCTATACCGAGCCTGGCCTAAAAGGAGATACGGCAACCAATGCGTTTAAACCCGCAACCGTTGAAAGTGGCGCTGAAATTAGAGTTCCCCTGTTCATCAATCAAGGCGACTTTGTCAAGATCGATACCCATACTGGGGCTTATATGGAACGTGTTAAACAACAGTAA